The genomic stretch CAACCACACGGACAGCGATACGGCGGGCAGCTCGGCCCAGATCAGGTTCAAGGGAATCGCCTGCTGGTTATTGACGGCAAACAGAATGCCGACCAGCAGCACTACCAATAAAATAACGGCCAGAATCAGCCCTTTGATCCAACGCATGAGAGTTTCCTAGTCAGTGACGTTCACGATGCTGCTATTGTGTCTGAGTCTGGGCGTGGCGTCATCCCGCAGAAGGTCGGATAGCGCTATTCGGACGCTTAATAGCCTAGCGCACGGCTGGCATCGACTTGCTCACGCAGCTCCTTACCCGGTTTGAAGTGCGGCACGTACTTGCCGTCCAGGTCGACCGGATCACCGGTTTTGGGGTTACGCCCCGTGCGTGGCTCGCGATAGTGGAGTGAGAAACTACCAAAACCACGGATCTCCACTCGCCCTCCGTTGGCGAGCGCATCGGTCATATCATCTAAAATAATACGCACCGCCGTTTCGACTTCTTTGGCGGATAGCTCCGGTTGACGCATCGCAATTTGTTCGATTAGTTCAGATTTGGTCATCGGTTGGCTCCCTGCGAACTTTAAAGGCCGTAACGCGCATGCGACCTCGATAACTTCGAAATCAGCATACTGCGCATAACCGCATAAAACAATTCAGATAAAACAAGGTACTAGGTAAGTAAGTACGAAGCTGAATAACAGCATAGGCGATGCTCGGCGCTGGCGCGACCCAACAGCTTCGGTATACTGGCTTTTCATTTCATTTACTCGGAGAGGCTAACGTTGAGTGACGATACTTCCCCTGCTGCCGTTCTGCGAAAGCGGCTTTATTGGCACTCCCGGCGCGGTATGTGGGAGCTGGATCTGCTGTTGATCCCTTTTTTGGAGCAACGCTTCGATACGCTGAGCGAGCAGGAGCAACAGACTTACCAGCGGTTGATCGACGAGGAGGATCAAGATTTGTTCGTGTGGTTGATGCACCGTGAGTGGCCTGAAGATCCGGCGCTGCGCCACCTCGTGCAGATGATCGTTGAACATGCTGAAACCACCGACAACGCTGCATATCGCACGCTCTAAAATGGCTATGGGCGTACAAAGCGCCCTGGTGTCGGGCTTGGTGTTACTCGCCGCGTGGACGTTAGGCGTTTGGCTAGGTGCAATGGTGCTCGCCGCCGGTGTCTGGCTGACCATCAAGGCGTATCGAGCTCAGCCGAGCGGTGAGCTTCGTTTGGTTCAGCGTGGCGGTCAGTGGGAAGGTAGTTGGCTGCAGAGCACAGGAGAGGCAGGGGTGGTGCTGGGTGTCAGCTGCGACTATTTAGGACCCTGGCTGGTGGGTCTGCGCATCGGTTCCCAGCGCCTGTGGGTGTGGCCCGACTCTTCGGCGACTGCCAATCAACGCGCGCTGCGCCGCTGTTTTCATCGGCCGGGTCGCTGAGGCGTCAGTCCAACTGATCCAGTGTTAATTGCGAGGGGCGTGTATCCACGGCACGGTTGGGCCAGTCGGTCGAGTAGTGCAATCCTCGCGATTCGTGGCGCTGTGCGGCAGCCATGACCGTCATTTTGGCCAGCGTCAGTGCCTGCTTGAAACGCACGCTCTCCGGGTGGTTCTTCGTTGAGTTGCTCGTTTCCCACTCCTTCGTTAGTGCGGCCAGTGCTTCATTGGCGGCCGCCAGCCCATGATCGCTTCTGACGATGGAGACGTAGTGGCTCATGATGCCACGCATCGCGCGCCGCCACTCCAGTAGTTGGTGAGTGTTCAGAGGAGCGTCAGGGCGTAGAAGAGTCGCCTTGACGACGTCAGTCGACAGTGTCTTGGGCGGGTGTGATAAAGAAGCGCATAAGTGCTGCGCACAGCTGCGTGCGTATACCAAGCATTCGAGTAGCGAATTGCTAGCCATTCGGTTGGCGCCATGTAAGCCGGTGTAGGCGGTTTCGCCAATCGCATAGAGATTGGCGACCTGCGTGGCCCCCACATGGTTCGTGGCAACGCCGCCGCAGCTATAGTGGGCGGCTGGCACGACGGGGATCGGTTGACGAATGATGTCGATCCCTCGAGTGGCGCAGTGGGCCAAAATCGTTGGGAAGTGATGGCGTATGGCGGCTTCACCCAAGTGGCGAATATCTAGCCAAACGTGCCCGAGTGTGCCCCGTTGAATTTGCGCATCGATGGCTCGGGCCACCACGTCTCTTGGTGCTAACTCGGCGCGGGCATCCAGGTCGGGCATGAAGCGGTGGCCTGCTTCATTGAGCAGGTGTCCCCCTTCGCCGCGCACGGCTTCGCTGATGAGAAAGGCGGGGCCATCGGGGTCGAAGAGGCAGGTTGGGTGGAACTGCTGGAACTCCAGATTGCAGAGCGTTGCACCAAGCTCTGCGGCCATCATCATTCCTTCGCCGCTACTGGGCGAGGGCGTTGTCGTATGACGATAGAGCCCGCTGGCTCCGCCGGTCGCTAGTATCGTCCGGTGGGCGAAAAGCCGTTGTACCCGTTGGGCGCTGTCCACGCCTTGGGCGCCAATGCAGCGGCCGTCAGCATCCTGAAGCAAGTTCACAATGGTGATGTCACTGCGCTGAGTGATGCGAGGGTGCGCCGCGACCTTGCTCACCAGGGTATTGACGACGGCGCGGCCCGTCGCATCGTCGGCGTGAATGATACGACGGGCATTGTGTCCGCCTTCACGGGTGAGGTGATAGGGATAGCGGGCATTCGGATCGGGGTCGGGAGTAAATGGCACGCCGTTGTCGATGAGCCACTGAATCGCATTCGGCCCGTGCGTCACGGTGAAGCGAACGGCGTCTTCGTCACACAGGCCGTCACCGGCAATCAACGTGTCCTTTATATGATCGTCCAAGCGGTCATCTGGTGATAGTACGGCAGCGATGCCCCCTTGTGCCCAGCGACTGGCGCCTTGGTCATCCTGGGCAGGGCGAACCAGGGTAACTGACAAATGATCAGCAACTTCTAACGCTAAGGTCAGTCCAGCGACGCCGCCACCAATAATCACGATGTCAGATGTTAGCGTGCTCATTCGGCCCGCTCCTTCCAATCACGAATAGAGTAAGAAGAGGCATCATAGCGTGACGACATAGCCCAAGCGATGCGTTTGCGCAAAAAAATCAGCGGGTTGGTAGGCAGTGAGGGGAGAATAGACACAAAAAAAGCCGCGTCGATGTAAACATCTCGCAGCGTCATCTATTCATTATTTCGAGTCAGTCATCAATGGTGCCCGGAGCCGGACTTGAACCGGCACGGAGTTACCTCCGAGAGATTTTAAGTCTCTTGCGTCTACCAATTTCGCCATCCGGGCAGTGTATCGGTGCCATGAGAGTCATCGCTACACTGAAAATGGAGGCTGGAGTCGGAATCGAACCGGCGTACACGGAGTTGCAGTCCGCTGCATAACCACTCTGCCATCCAGCCTAACAAGTCATTGGTATCAACCAAATTGGAGCGGGAAAAGAGATTCGAACTCTCGACCCTCGCCTTGGCAAGGCGATGCTCTACCACTGAGCTATTCCCGCTCGACTCGAGGGCGAATTATACGCATCGCCACGCGCTTGTCAAACAATCAATTTATCAATGGGTTCAAAGAGCTACTTTGCGACTCTGAATCAAGCCGCTCACATGGAGCGGCTCAGGTGTGGCCAAGCGGCCTTTAGGTACTGGGCCATGGACCACAGCGTCAGCGCGGCGGCGACGTACAGAACGACAACGCCTAAGAGGGCAACCTGGTGCCCCGGTGGGAAAGCCAAAAGCACCAAAATGGCGATCATCTGTAGCGTGGTTTTCAGTTTACCGATCCAGGAGACCGCAACCATGCCACGTTTGCCCATTTCGGCCATCCACTCGCGCAGCGCCGAAATGACGATTTCACGCCCGATGATGACCAGAGCGGGAAGCGTAAGGACTAGCGTATCGAAGCGCTCGATAAGCAGGGCAAGGGCCACGGCGACCATCAGTTTATCCGCCACGGGATCCAAGAAGGCGCCGAAGGGCGTAGATTGATTCCAGCGACGGGCGAGGTAGCCGTCCAGCCAGTCCGTCACGGAGGCAAGGGCAAACAAGCCCGCAGCCACTGGCATGCTCCAACTAAACGGTAGATAGAAAAGCACGACCAGTAGTGGAATAAAGACGATTCTTGCCAGTGTTAGTATGTTGGGTATATTCATCGCAGGGCGCGATCCTTGCCGGAGAATCATGAAAGTCGGAGTGTAATGTGCGGGTTATTCTATCCCCCTTAGCGCATTGCATCCATGTTAAGAACAAGTTTATCCGTTCAATGCCGTATAAATGGCTTCTGCGAGCGAGGCGTTGATGCCGGGTACCCTGGCCAGTTCATCGCGGCTCGCCTTTTGTACGCCCTGTAGGCCGCCGAAGAAGCGCAAAAGTTCACGCCGTCGTTTGGGGCCGATGCCTGGAATGTCTTGCAAGGTAGAGGTGCGTCTCGCTTTGTCTCGTGCGGCTCGGTGCCCTGCGATGGCAAAGCGATGCGACTCGTCGCGAATGTGCTGAATCAAATGCAGCGCTGGCGACGCTGGGTCCATTGGCAGTGGATTGTCGCTACTCTCGAGAAAAAGCGTTTCCAGCCCTGCTTTGCGGGTAGTGCCTTTGGCAACGCCCAGAAGCACGATATTGGTGACCGCCAAATCGTTCAGCACGCCGCGTGCCATGTTGAGCTGCCCTTTGCCGCCGTCCACGATGAGGATATCGGGCGCCACGGCTTCGCCACTTTTGACCCGTTTCAACCGCCGGGTGAGTGCTTGCTGCATGGCCGCGTAGTCATCACCGGCGGCAACGCCCTCGATGCGAAAATGGCGATAGTCGCTCTTGCGTGGGCCTTGATGGTCGAAGACGACGCACGAAGCCACCGTCGCCTCGCCTTGACTGTGGCTGATATCGAAGCACTCCAGGCGTTCTGGCACGTGTTCGAGGCCGAGGGCGTTTTGCAACGCTTCGAAGCGTTGCGTCAACTGAGTCTTGTTGGCTAACTGCGACGCGAGCTGCTGCTCGGCGTTGGTCATGGCCAAATGCTGCCACTGAGCGCGGTGCCCGCGGACTTGGCTGGCGACTCTGACTTTTTTGCCCGCCTGTTGAGATAGAGCCTCTGCAATCAGCGCGCTATCCTCCAGCGGATGGCTGGTAATGACTTCGCCAGGGACGTTATGGGGTTGCCCGAAATAGTACTGGCTGACCACTTCGGTCAGTAGCATGTCTGGCGGTAGGTCGAGATCGTTTTTCGGCGTATGGTGCCGGGCGCCTAGAAGGCGGCCATCGCGCACGCTCAGAATGGAGATGCCGAGCGCGCCAGGTCGCTGGGCCAAGGCAAACACATCGGCGTCGCCGCTTTCATTATCGACGAACTGGCGCTGCTGAAGCTGGCGCAACTGCTGGATTTGGTCGCGTAGGCGGGCGGCTTCTTCGAAGTCGAGCGCTTGGCTGGCGGTCTCCATCTCTTGGGTCAGTAACTGCGTAACGTGCTCGCTCTTACCCTCAAGGCACATCACGGCATGCTCTACATCCCGCCGGTACTCCTCCTCGGAGATATAGTCGACACAAGGAGCGCTGCAGCGCTGGATTTGGTACTGCAAACAGGGGCGAGAGCGGTGGGCGAAAACGCTGTCCTCGCAGTTACGGATGCGGAAGATTTTCTGCATCAGCGTGAGGCTCTCTTTGACCGCGCCGCTGCTTGGGTAGGGGCCTAGATAGCGGCCATCGTCACGCCGCTGACGTGCGCGCTTGTACTCAAGGGCAGGGTAGGGGTGGCGGTCAGTGACGAACACGAAGGGGTAGGACTTGTCGTCACGCAGCAGAATGTTGTACGGCGGACGAAGCTCTTTGATCAGCGTCTGTTCGAGCAATAGGGCTTCGGTTTCGCTGCGGGTAACGGTGATTTGGATGTCGGCAATACGCGCCACCATGGCCTGAGTTTTAGCGTTGAGCTGGCCACGGAAGTAGCTTGCCAGCCGTGCTTTCAGGCGCTTCGCCTTGCCCACGTAAAGCGTGTTTTGCTCCTCGTCCAGCATGCGATAAACGCCCGGCGAAGAGCTGACGGAGCTTAAAAACTGCTTGGCATCAAAAGTCATGGCTGGGCATCGGCGCTCTCAAACATCAGAAGAGGCGATGGTAGGTCTATCCCAAGATGGCGTCAAAGCCCTCGACCAGTCCATGGCGTAATGCCAAGTGAGTGAGCTCGACGTCCGTCGCGACCTGTAGCTTGTCAAACAGGCGATAGCGGTATGTGTTTACGGTCTTCGGGCTCAAGTGCAAGCGGTCGGAAATGTCTTGAACGCGTTGGCAGTTGACGATCATCAGCGCGATTTGTAACTCGCGATGTGAAAGGTGGCTGAAAGGGTTGTCTTCGTCGGTGAAGTGCGCCAAGGCGAGGCGCTGGGCAATCTCTTGGCTGACATAGCGGCGGCCATGAAAGACTTGACGGATGGCTTCGGTCATCTCGACGGCATCGGCCCCTTTGCTGAGAAAACCTGAGGCGCCGGCCTCGAGCATCCGTCGTAGTACGCTATCTTCCAAATGCGCAGTGAGAATGATGACTTTGACATCGGCCAAGGTGCGGTGAATGCGCCGTGTGGCTTCGAGTCCACCGATTCCTGGCATGCGAATGTCCATGAGTACGATGTCGGGCTTTAACTGGCGGCACTGGGTGACGGCGCTTTCACCGTCATCGACCTCACCGACGATTTTGATATCGCACTCTTCATTGAGCAGGTGAGCAATACTGGTTCTCACCAGGTGGTGATCATCGGCAATTAAAACGTTGATCAAGGGTCTGGCTCCTGCAGGTAATCATCGTTGGCTCGGGCGATACGCACGCTGCGAATCCATAGAGTGCCACAGCTCTTGGCAAAGGAGAATTAGTTGATGCTTGTTTACTTTAAACCTTGACCTCGTACAGATTGTCACTTACTATTCGCCCCGCTGCAGGCTACTGCAGTTCGTGGGGCCTTAGCTCAGCTGGGAGAGCGCAACACTGGCAGTGTTGAGGTCAGCGGTTCGATCCCGCTAGGCTCCACCAAATTCTAAAACGCCGCGTTATACACGACGCGGCGTTTTTTTGTGTTCGTTTTTTATGCGAAGCCCCCACCCTGCATGGCAGGGTGGGGGAGTGCTACGCGTCGACTTTGCCGAGCAGCAAAAACTCGATTAATGCCTTTTGGGCGTGTAAGCGGTTCCCGGCTTCCTGCCAAACCACCGCCCGCGGGTCGTCTAGCAGCGTGTGGCTGATCTCTTCGCCGCGGTGGGCTGGCAGACAGTGCAGGAAGAGAGCGTCGGGTTTGGCAGTATCGAGCATGGCTTCGGTGACTTGGAATCCAGCGAAGTCCGCTTCGCGCTTGGCTTGTTCTGCCTCTTGGCCCATCGATGCCCACACGTCGGTGGTGATGAGGTCAGCGTCTTTGGCAGCGTCTTTGGGGTCGTGGAGTAGCGTGACGCAGTCGCCAGCCGCTTCCATGATGTCAGCGCGTGGCTCGTATCCTTTCGGGCAACATACCCGCAAATGGAAGCCGAACTGGCGAGCGGCGTTGATCCAGGAGTGGCACATGTTGTTGCCATCGCCCACCCATACGGCCGTACGTCCTTTCACGCTGCCACGAAGCTCGGTCCAGGTCATCACGTCTGCCAGCAGTTGGCAGGGGTGATAGTCGTCGCTGAGCGCGTTGATCACTGGCACGCTGCTGGCGCTGGCGTACGTTTCCAAACCTTCATGGGAGAACGTACGAATCATCACGGCGTCGACCATTTCAGACAGCACACGAGCGGTATCTTCGATCGGCTCGCCGCGACCCAGCTGCGTATCGCGAGGAGAGAGAAACAGTGCATGGCCGCCAAACTGCGCCATCCCTGTCTCGAAAGAGACACGGGTGCGCGTGGAGGATTTTTCAAAGATCATTGCCAGCGTGCGATTAGGCAGGGGCGTATAAACGGGGCCGTTGGCTTTCAAGTCCGTTTTGATCTTGATGGCACGCTGGATCAGGTAAGCCAGCTCATCTGGGGATAAATCCAGCAGGGTAAGGAAATGGCGTGTCGCCATGATGACTGCTCTCCGCGCAAAAACACCATCCTAGCGATGCGGCGGGGGATGCGCAACGCGAGTAGCATGCGTAGAATGGCGGCCACGCGTTAAGGCCGAGTAGTTTGCTCAGGTATTGGCGTTGGCCGCCATACCTTGCAATGCTGGCCATGGGGTTAAAGCCAGTGGACGAATTGCGTAGACTGGCTTGGATCACATCACTTGTTAGGAGCACATCATGAGCACCACTGCCGAAAATATTCAGCGTCAAATCAGCGAAAACCCCATTCTGATCTACATGAAAGGCACGCCTCAGCTGCCCCAGTGTGGTTTCTCTGCTCAAACCGTCCAGGCATTGATGAGCTGTGGCGAGCGCTTCGCCTTCGTCAACGTTCTGGACAACCCGGATATCCGCGCAGAACTGCCGAAAATTGCCAACTGGCCGACCTTCCCACAGCTGTGGGTCGAAGGCGAGCTGGTGGGCGGCTGCGATATCGTG from Halomonas meridiana encodes the following:
- the pgsA gene encoding CDP-diacylglycerol--glycerol-3-phosphate 3-phosphatidyltransferase — encoded protein: MNIPNILTLARIVFIPLLVVLFYLPFSWSMPVAAGLFALASVTDWLDGYLARRWNQSTPFGAFLDPVADKLMVAVALALLIERFDTLVLTLPALVIIGREIVISALREWMAEMGKRGMVAVSWIGKLKTTLQMIAILVLLAFPPGHQVALLGVVVLYVAAALTLWSMAQYLKAAWPHLSRSM
- the nadB gene encoding L-aspartate oxidase, with product MSTLTSDIVIIGGGVAGLTLALEVADHLSVTLVRPAQDDQGASRWAQGGIAAVLSPDDRLDDHIKDTLIAGDGLCDEDAVRFTVTHGPNAIQWLIDNGVPFTPDPDPNARYPYHLTREGGHNARRIIHADDATGRAVVNTLVSKVAAHPRITQRSDITIVNLLQDADGRCIGAQGVDSAQRVQRLFAHRTILATGGASGLYRHTTTPSPSSGEGMMMAAELGATLCNLEFQQFHPTCLFDPDGPAFLISEAVRGEGGHLLNEAGHRFMPDLDARAELAPRDVVARAIDAQIQRGTLGHVWLDIRHLGEAAIRHHFPTILAHCATRGIDIIRQPIPVVPAAHYSCGGVATNHVGATQVANLYAIGETAYTGLHGANRMASNSLLECLVYARSCAQHLCASLSHPPKTLSTDVVKATLLRPDAPLNTHQLLEWRRAMRGIMSHYVSIVRSDHGLAAANEALAALTKEWETSNSTKNHPESVRFKQALTLAKMTVMAAAQRHESRGLHYSTDWPNRAVDTRPSQLTLDQLD
- the uvrY gene encoding UvrY/SirA/GacA family response regulator transcription factor, which translates into the protein MINVLIADDHHLVRTSIAHLLNEECDIKIVGEVDDGESAVTQCRQLKPDIVLMDIRMPGIGGLEATRRIHRTLADVKVIILTAHLEDSVLRRMLEAGASGFLSKGADAVEMTEAIRQVFHGRRYVSQEIAQRLALAHFTDEDNPFSHLSHRELQIALMIVNCQRVQDISDRLHLSPKTVNTYRYRLFDKLQVATDVELTHLALRHGLVEGFDAILG
- the argF gene encoding ornithine carbamoyltransferase, producing MATRHFLTLLDLSPDELAYLIQRAIKIKTDLKANGPVYTPLPNRTLAMIFEKSSTRTRVSFETGMAQFGGHALFLSPRDTQLGRGEPIEDTARVLSEMVDAVMIRTFSHEGLETYASASSVPVINALSDDYHPCQLLADVMTWTELRGSVKGRTAVWVGDGNNMCHSWINAARQFGFHLRVCCPKGYEPRADIMEAAGDCVTLLHDPKDAAKDADLITTDVWASMGQEAEQAKREADFAGFQVTEAMLDTAKPDALFLHCLPAHRGEEISHTLLDDPRAVVWQEAGNRLHAQKALIEFLLLGKVDA
- the grxD gene encoding Grx4 family monothiol glutaredoxin is translated as MSTTAENIQRQISENPILIYMKGTPQLPQCGFSAQTVQALMSCGERFAFVNVLDNPDIRAELPKIANWPTFPQLWVEGELVGGCDIVMEMHQNGELEKLVKEAAQRAAAAEGGENA
- the uvrC gene encoding excinuclease ABC subunit UvrC — encoded protein: MTFDAKQFLSSVSSSPGVYRMLDEEQNTLYVGKAKRLKARLASYFRGQLNAKTQAMVARIADIQITVTRSETEALLLEQTLIKELRPPYNILLRDDKSYPFVFVTDRHPYPALEYKRARQRRDDGRYLGPYPSSGAVKESLTLMQKIFRIRNCEDSVFAHRSRPCLQYQIQRCSAPCVDYISEEEYRRDVEHAVMCLEGKSEHVTQLLTQEMETASQALDFEEAARLRDQIQQLRQLQQRQFVDNESGDADVFALAQRPGALGISILSVRDGRLLGARHHTPKNDLDLPPDMLLTEVVSQYYFGQPHNVPGEVITSHPLEDSALIAEALSQQAGKKVRVASQVRGHRAQWQHLAMTNAEQQLASQLANKTQLTQRFEALQNALGLEHVPERLECFDISHSQGEATVASCVVFDHQGPRKSDYRHFRIEGVAAGDDYAAMQQALTRRLKRVKSGEAVAPDILIVDGGKGQLNMARGVLNDLAVTNIVLLGVAKGTTRKAGLETLFLESSDNPLPMDPASPALHLIQHIRDESHRFAIAGHRAARDKARRTSTLQDIPGIGPKRRRELLRFFGGLQGVQKASRDELARVPGINASLAEAIYTALNG
- a CDS encoding integration host factor subunit beta, encoding MTKSELIEQIAMRQPELSAKEVETAVRIILDDMTDALANGGRVEIRGFGSFSLHYREPRTGRNPKTGDPVDLDGKYVPHFKPGKELREQVDASRALGY
- a CDS encoding succinate dehydrogenase assembly factor 2: MSDDTSPAAVLRKRLYWHSRRGMWELDLLLIPFLEQRFDTLSEQEQQTYQRLIDEEDQDLFVWLMHREWPEDPALRHLVQMIVEHAETTDNAAYRTL